AGCACGAGCGCTGGAGAGCGGCAAATGCAGCCTGCTGCCGGCTGGTGTCACCAAAGCCAGCGGGAAGTTCCGCCTCGGCGATGCCATCCGCATCGTAGGCCGGGACGGCAGGGAGCTTGCGCGTGGTCTGAGCCGATACGACGCCGGCGACGTGCAGCGACTGATCGGTGCCAGGACACAACAGATCCCGGAGCTGCTGGGCTACTACGGGGGTGACGAAATCGTACACCGCGACGACCTGGTGGTGCTCTGACAGGACCAGGTGTGGGCCCGCGTCGCGCTTTCGGCAGGAAGGTGCTAGTGTTGCGTCCAGGTAGTGACAGCAGCTACAGACACATCCGGGCATGACCAGGTTGTCCGCTCGCTGGCGGAGCGTGCCCGGGTCGCGAGCGCGGCACTGGCGAGCGCGGCGACCGCGGCGAAGAACGGCGTGTTGAGGTGGGTGGCGCAGGAGCTTCGCGGGCCCGCGCTTGCGCCGGTGCTCGACGCCAATGCGCGCGACCTCAGCGAGGGTCGTCAACGCGGGCTCACTCAGGCCATGCTGGATCGTCTCAGCCTGAACGAGAGTCGGCTCGGCTCGGTCGCAGACGGGCTCGAGCAAGTCGCCGAGCTGCCCGATCCCATAGGTGAGATCACAGGAATGCGGCAGCTTGAGAACGGGCTGCTGGCTGGTCGCATGCGCGTGCCCCTGGGCGTGATCCTGCTCATCTACGAAGCGCGCCCCAACGTAACGGCGGATGCAGCAGCACTGTGCCTCAAGAGCGGAAACGCCTGCATTCTACGTGGCGGCAAGGAGGCTTTTCAGAGCAACCAGGCACTCGCGAGGCTGTTCGAGCGAGGACTCAGGGAGCAAGGCCTCCCGGAAGCGGCAGTCACGTTGGTGCCGACCACAGACCGTTCCGCACTGCAGGCGTTGCTCGGGCTGGAGGGGCTCATCGATCTAGCGATACCTCGGGGCGGTGAGGAGCTGGTTCGTTTTGTGGCTGCTCACGCACGCGTGCCGGTGGTCGGCCACTACAAAGGCGTGTGCCACGTGTACGTGCATGGCGACGCGGATCCGAGGCTGGCGATCGCTATCGTGCTCAACGCCAAGGTGCAGCGGCCCGCGGTGTGTAACGCCATGGAAACGCTGCTGGTGGATGCGGCCTGCGCACACGAGCTGCTGCCCCGCGTGGCGCAAGCGCTGCGCGAGCACGCCGTACAGCTCCGCTGCGACCCGCGAGCAGCCGAGATCATCGGCTCCGCCAAGGCTGCGCGGAGCCAAGACTGGGATACCGAGTACCTCGATCGGACACTGTCCATAGCGGTGGTCGACGGAATCGACGCGGCCCTGGACCATGTCAAACGCCATGGATCACGACACACGGAAGCCATCGTCACGCGCAGCTATGCCTGCGCCCAACGCTGGCTACGGGAGGTCGATGCCAGCATGGTGCTCGTGAACGCCTCCACGCGTTTCAACGACGGCTTCGAGCTGGGCCTCGGGGCCGAAATGGGCATCTCGACCACCAAGGTTCACGCGTACGGGCCCATGGGGTTGGCGGAGCTCACGGCCTCGAAGTGGATCGCGTACGGCGCCGGGCAGGTGCGAACATAGTGTCTTGGAGCACGCGTTGAGCCCTAGTAAGCGAGGCAGCGCAAACGGCAACGGACGGCGCTCGGGCGGGGCGGAAGGCAGGGGCTCCGCGCGTGGTGCCGGTCAACGTGGAAGCAAACGCGGGAAGGACAAACAACGCCCGCCGCTCGACCCACCGGTCGAGCTTGCGCTCGCCTTGGCGCGCGCTGCCATGGAAAAGAAGGCGCTGAACGTCGAGATCATCGACGTGCGGGGCAAGGTCGACTACGCCGACGTCGTGGTTGCCATGAGCGGCCGCAGCGCACGTCAGGTCGGCGCGCTGGCACGGCACATCCAAGAAGTCGCCGGCCGCGAGCTCGCGACCCGCTGCCTGGGGGTCGAAGGATTGCCCCACGGCACCTGGGTACTTATGGACTTCGGCGATGTGATCGTGCACGTCTTCCAAGAAGAAGCGCGTCGCTACTATGACCTCGAAACCCTGTGGATGGACGCAGCCCGGGTATCGGTCGATTGATCAGGTACCACCTTCGAACCTTGTCGAGTCTCACCGCCAGAGGGGCGCGCGGCCATGCTCGAAGGGCTTGGCCACCTCAGGCCAACGAGATGCAACTCAGCGGCGAGTTGGATAGGAGTTGATGC
This genomic window from Pseudomonadota bacterium contains:
- a CDS encoding glutamate-5-semialdehyde dehydrogenase; protein product: MTAATDTSGHDQVVRSLAERARVASAALASAATAAKNGVLRWVAQELRGPALAPVLDANARDLSEGRQRGLTQAMLDRLSLNESRLGSVADGLEQVAELPDPIGEITGMRQLENGLLAGRMRVPLGVILLIYEARPNVTADAAALCLKSGNACILRGGKEAFQSNQALARLFERGLREQGLPEAAVTLVPTTDRSALQALLGLEGLIDLAIPRGGEELVRFVAAHARVPVVGHYKGVCHVYVHGDADPRLAIAIVLNAKVQRPAVCNAMETLLVDAACAHELLPRVAQALREHAVQLRCDPRAAEIIGSAKAARSQDWDTEYLDRTLSIAVVDGIDAALDHVKRHGSRHTEAIVTRSYACAQRWLREVDASMVLVNASTRFNDGFELGLGAEMGISTTKVHAYGPMGLAELTASKWIAYGAGQVRT
- the rsfS gene encoding ribosome silencing factor; its protein translation is MSPSKRGSANGNGRRSGGAEGRGSARGAGQRGSKRGKDKQRPPLDPPVELALALARAAMEKKALNVEIIDVRGKVDYADVVVAMSGRSARQVGALARHIQEVAGRELATRCLGVEGLPHGTWVLMDFGDVIVHVFQEEARRYYDLETLWMDAARVSVD